A DNA window from Actinomadura coerulea contains the following coding sequences:
- a CDS encoding O-methyltransferase, whose protein sequence is MRGSHEEAAIDAIEATRAYVEDYLPEDEPLLNARRRGQEVGAMPIGPAGGAALRFIATLIGARTVVEVGSGCGVSGVYLMRGMPKEAVLTSVDIEPEHQRLAKQAYREAGLSGFRTRMIIGPALEVLPRLTDGAYDMVFCDAAKREYPEYLVDALRLLRPGGVVAFDNALWHDRVADPDRRDPDTEAIREVHRMIREDDRLVPLLMPVGDGLLCAVRRD, encoded by the coding sequence ATGCGGGGGTCCCACGAGGAGGCAGCCATCGACGCCATTGAGGCCACCCGGGCCTATGTGGAGGATTACCTCCCCGAGGACGAGCCGCTCCTGAACGCCAGGCGGCGCGGCCAGGAGGTCGGCGCCATGCCGATCGGCCCGGCCGGGGGCGCGGCGCTGCGCTTCATCGCCACGCTGATCGGCGCGCGGACGGTCGTGGAGGTCGGTTCGGGCTGCGGCGTGTCCGGCGTCTACCTGATGCGGGGCATGCCGAAAGAGGCGGTGCTGACCAGCGTCGACATCGAGCCGGAGCACCAGCGGCTGGCCAAGCAGGCCTACCGTGAGGCGGGCCTGTCCGGCTTCCGCACCCGGATGATCATCGGCCCGGCGCTGGAGGTGCTGCCGCGCCTCACCGACGGCGCCTACGACATGGTGTTCTGCGACGCGGCGAAGCGGGAGTACCCCGAGTACCTGGTGGACGCGCTCCGGCTGCTGCGGCCGGGCGGCGTCGTGGCGTTCGACAACGCGCTCTGGCACGACCGGGTCGCCGACCCCGACCGGCGCGACCCCGACACCGAGGCCATCCGCGAGGTGCATCGCATGATCCGCGAGGACGACCGGCTCGTCCCGCTGCTGATGCCGGTGGGCGACGGCCTGCTCTGCGCCGTCAGGCGTGACTGA
- a CDS encoding ABC transporter ATP-binding protein: MTQTAAASLAEQVHDHVAVARDVVRSYGAGENEVTALRGVSAAFPRGRFTAIMGPSGSGKSTFLHCMAGLDTVTSGSIMIGDVDITRLSRTRLTRLRRDRLGFVFQSFNLLPMLTAEENIRLTGRLGNRRADREWFDTIVDSLGLRDRLAHRPSELSGGQQQRVAVARALLTRPEVLFADEPTGNLDSRSGAEVLGFLRRAVDAYRQTVIMVTHDPAAAAHADRVLFLADGLIVHELPAPTIDGVHAVMRRMEG, translated from the coding sequence ATGACGCAGACAGCCGCCGCATCCCTCGCCGAGCAGGTCCACGACCATGTCGCCGTCGCGCGCGACGTCGTCAGGTCCTACGGGGCGGGCGAGAACGAGGTGACCGCCCTGCGCGGCGTCTCGGCGGCCTTCCCCCGGGGCCGGTTCACCGCGATCATGGGGCCGTCCGGCTCGGGCAAGTCGACGTTCCTGCACTGCATGGCCGGGCTCGACACCGTGACCTCCGGCTCGATCATGATCGGGGACGTGGACATCACCCGGCTGTCGCGGACCCGGCTGACCAGGCTGCGCCGCGACCGGCTCGGATTCGTGTTCCAGTCGTTCAACCTGCTGCCGATGCTGACGGCGGAGGAGAACATCCGGCTGACCGGGCGCCTGGGGAACCGGCGCGCCGACCGGGAGTGGTTCGACACGATCGTGGACTCGCTCGGGCTGCGGGACCGGCTGGCGCACCGGCCGAGCGAGCTGTCGGGCGGGCAGCAGCAGCGGGTCGCGGTGGCGCGGGCGCTGCTGACCCGGCCGGAGGTGCTGTTCGCCGACGAGCCCACCGGCAACCTCGACTCCCGGTCGGGCGCCGAGGTGCTGGGCTTCCTGCGCCGCGCGGTGGACGCCTACCGGCAGACGGTGATCATGGTGACGCACGATCCGGCGGCCGCCGCGCACGCCGACCGCGTGCTGTTCCTCGCCGACGGGCTGATCGTGCACGAGCTGCCCGCGCCGACGATCGACGGCGTCCACGCCGTGATGCGCCGGATGGAGGGCTGA
- a CDS encoding MucB/RseB C-terminal domain-containing protein: MRRAAPPGRCRRGAVLAGGLAGALALAGALAGDPAPVRRARTDPGAVGLLRAAADAARRVPYEGRRFLTTRGGGRAATSRVVVSHTPGAGIRYRSGPSGEGYRPESSAGDTTGFTPATLALLTGNYAVVRAPDASVCGRPARVVEARRADGSPAGRFWIDRDTGLMLHRELIDATGRPVITTGFTEISFTPSPAEPSPLGRPLGGISRFPGASADGPVESAGARAAGAWGERLDRSGLAGLRGRGWPVPEGLPGRLTLYEARREHGGGTLHLSYSDGLAAVSVFVQRGTLDERGMAGWQRTVRRGRTVYRRESLRRWAVSGGNGYVYTVVTDAPQSTATAVALNMPRDPAPFLTRLSRGARRLASAANPFD, from the coding sequence GTGAGGCGGGCGGCCCCGCCCGGGCGGTGCCGCCGCGGCGCCGTCCTGGCAGGCGGGCTCGCGGGCGCCCTCGCGCTGGCCGGGGCGCTCGCCGGCGACCCCGCCCCCGTCCGCCGCGCCCGTACCGACCCGGGCGCCGTCGGGCTGCTGCGCGCAGCCGCGGACGCGGCCCGCCGCGTCCCCTACGAGGGCCGGCGGTTCCTCACCACCCGCGGCGGCGGCCGGGCCGCCACCTCCCGCGTCGTGGTGTCGCACACGCCGGGCGCGGGCATCCGGTACCGGTCGGGGCCGAGCGGCGAGGGGTACCGGCCCGAGTCCTCCGCCGGGGACACCACCGGCTTCACGCCCGCGACCCTGGCGCTGCTGACCGGCAACTACGCGGTGGTCCGCGCCCCGGACGCCTCCGTCTGCGGCCGTCCCGCCCGCGTCGTCGAGGCGCGCCGCGCCGACGGCAGCCCCGCCGGGCGCTTCTGGATCGACCGGGACACCGGCCTGATGCTGCACCGCGAGCTGATCGACGCCACCGGCCGCCCGGTGATCACCACCGGCTTCACCGAGATCAGCTTCACCCCGTCGCCCGCCGAGCCGTCCCCGCTCGGCCGCCCCCTCGGCGGGATCTCCCGCTTCCCGGGGGCGAGCGCGGACGGCCCGGTGGAGTCCGCCGGCGCCCGCGCCGCGGGCGCGTGGGGCGAGCGGCTGGACCGCTCCGGCCTCGCCGGCCTGCGCGGGCGCGGCTGGCCCGTACCGGAGGGCCTGCCGGGGCGGCTCACCCTCTACGAGGCCCGTCGCGAGCACGGCGGCGGGACCCTGCACCTCAGCTACTCCGACGGCCTCGCCGCCGTCTCGGTGTTCGTGCAGCGCGGCACCCTCGACGAGCGCGGCATGGCGGGCTGGCAGCGGACCGTCCGGCGGGGCCGGACGGTGTACCGCCGCGAGTCCCTGAGGCGCTGGGCGGTGTCCGGCGGGAACGGCTACGTCTACACCGTCGTGACGGACGCTCCGCAGAGCACGGCCACGGCGGTGGCGCTGAACATGCCGCGCGACCCCGCGCCGTTCCTGACGCGCCTCTCCCGCGGTGCCCGGCGCCTGGCCTCTGCGGCGAATCCGTTCGATTGA
- a CDS encoding enoyl-CoA hydratase-related protein has product MSETVLYDVTDAVGTITLNRPDGMNSLTVEMKEALRAAVVRAAADPAVRAVVLTGAGRAFCAGQDLREHGDNLAAGRGLDDTVRKHYNPIVLAIAGMRKPVVAAVNGVAAGAGASLAFACDLIVASDKARFATAFTGIGLAPDSGMSWTLQRLVGRAKAAELLLLGEPVKAPEALELGLVTRVVPADELAPASMELARRLASGPTASYGAVKAALDHAATHDLASALEREAELQDECEKTSDHHNATEAFLKKRQPVFEGR; this is encoded by the coding sequence ATGTCTGAGACCGTGCTCTACGACGTGACGGACGCAGTGGGGACAATCACACTCAACCGTCCCGACGGGATGAACTCGCTGACCGTCGAGATGAAGGAGGCCCTGCGCGCGGCGGTGGTGCGGGCCGCCGCCGACCCGGCCGTCCGCGCGGTCGTCCTGACGGGCGCGGGACGGGCGTTCTGCGCGGGCCAGGACCTGCGCGAGCACGGCGACAACCTCGCCGCGGGCCGCGGCCTGGACGACACCGTCCGCAAGCACTACAACCCGATCGTTCTGGCGATCGCGGGCATGCGCAAGCCGGTCGTGGCGGCGGTGAACGGCGTCGCGGCGGGCGCGGGCGCGTCGCTGGCGTTCGCGTGCGACCTGATCGTGGCGTCCGACAAGGCCCGGTTCGCGACCGCGTTCACCGGGATCGGCCTCGCTCCCGACAGCGGCATGTCGTGGACCCTCCAGCGCCTCGTCGGCCGCGCCAAGGCCGCCGAGCTGCTGCTGCTGGGCGAGCCGGTGAAGGCTCCGGAGGCCCTGGAGCTGGGGCTGGTGACGCGGGTCGTCCCGGCCGACGAGCTGGCCCCGGCGTCGATGGAGCTGGCGCGCCGCCTCGCGTCCGGCCCGACGGCCTCCTACGGCGCGGTGAAGGCGGCGCTCGACCACGCCGCGACCCACGACCTCGCGTCCGCGCTCGAACGCGAGGCGGAGCTCCAGGACGAGTGCGAGAAGACGAGCGACCACCACAACGCGACCGAGGCGTTCCTGAAGAAGCGGCAGCCCGTCTTCGAAGGCCGCTAG
- a CDS encoding anti-sigma factor family protein, with protein MSCLGERLTALVDGELGDEERERAHAHLAGCARCREEADQLRKLKGRLRGLSELPATDGTDDLPSPDFLSRLRTLPELSGLPDVPVAPDAPVSGASPKSAVPHAGSRPRHPSRPIRSSARPVRAPHAVRPRDDRPVGHTAAIRVPPRRRYLVVGAATLFLGLGTASYVAGGRQDSPAVTPAFDRFAVEHALTSGDAPMTDPLTDPVNQVQVSPGP; from the coding sequence GTGAGTTGTCTGGGGGAGCGTCTGACCGCGCTGGTCGACGGTGAGCTGGGGGACGAGGAGCGCGAGCGCGCCCACGCCCATCTCGCGGGATGCGCCCGCTGCCGCGAGGAGGCCGACCAGCTGCGCAAGCTGAAGGGGCGGCTGCGGGGCCTGTCGGAGCTGCCGGCGACCGACGGCACCGACGACCTGCCGTCTCCCGACTTCCTGAGCCGGCTGCGCACCCTGCCCGAGCTGTCGGGTCTGCCCGACGTCCCCGTGGCCCCTGACGCGCCCGTATCCGGCGCATCGCCCAAATCCGCCGTGCCGCACGCGGGTTCGCGCCCCCGGCACCCCTCCCGGCCGATCCGATCATCGGCCCGCCCCGTCAGGGCCCCGCACGCCGTCCGCCCGCGCGACGACCGCCCGGTCGGGCACACGGCCGCGATCCGCGTCCCGCCCCGGCGCCGCTACCTCGTGGTCGGCGCCGCCACCCTGTTCCTCGGCCTCGGCACCGCCTCCTACGTGGCGGGCGGCCGTCAGGACAGCCCCGCCGTGACGCCCGCCTTCGACCGGTTCGCGGTCGAGCACGCGCTCACGTCCGGCGACGCGCCGATGACCGATCCGCTCACCGACCCGGTCAACCAGGTCCAGGTCTCCCCGGGGCCGTGA
- a CDS encoding leucyl aminopeptidase, producing the protein MPIETRIHGAGGTVSQTAVDLGAEVVAVPVRSGPAAPAAEVAASLPFTLDELLALHQAKGEPGEIVATQVRVGDRVRELLLYGVGEAAPADLRRAGAALARRGRGRTALVAGVPDGDLAAFVEGALLASYEFRIGAAPPKKALGTLAVLTEAGPGADAPAIELGTARARATALARDLANTPSGEKDPSWLAAEAERVAGESGLTVRVRGEKELADEGFGGLLAVGGGSARPPRLIELAYDPGDAGGSSPRHVVLVGKGITFDSGGLSLKPNEGMKTMKTDMAGGAAVIAVMSALRALGVRARVTGLVAAAENMPSGSAMRPGDVITHYGGTTSEVLNTDAEGRLVLADALAYADARLDPDAVVDVATLTGAAKVALGLKHAALFASDDALAEELTRAGAAAGEPVWRLPLVEEYRAAIDSDVADVNNIGRGGYGGGSITAALFLREFAGGRPWAHLDIAGPGRSTSEDAEITRGATGYGARLLLDWLTA; encoded by the coding sequence ATGCCCATCGAGACCCGCATCCACGGCGCCGGCGGCACCGTGTCGCAGACCGCGGTCGACCTCGGGGCCGAGGTGGTGGCGGTGCCCGTCCGGTCCGGCCCCGCCGCCCCGGCGGCGGAGGTGGCGGCCTCCCTCCCCTTCACGCTGGACGAGCTGCTCGCGCTGCACCAGGCCAAGGGCGAGCCCGGTGAGATCGTCGCCACGCAGGTCCGCGTCGGCGACCGGGTGCGGGAGCTGCTCCTGTACGGCGTGGGCGAGGCGGCCCCGGCCGACCTGCGCAGGGCGGGCGCCGCGCTGGCCCGCCGCGGCAGGGGGCGCACGGCGCTCGTCGCGGGCGTCCCGGACGGCGACCTCGCCGCCTTCGTCGAGGGCGCGCTGCTCGCCTCCTACGAGTTCAGGATCGGCGCCGCGCCGCCGAAGAAGGCGCTCGGCACCCTCGCGGTGCTGACCGAGGCCGGCCCCGGGGCCGACGCCCCGGCGATCGAGCTCGGCACCGCGCGGGCACGGGCCACCGCCCTCGCCCGCGACCTGGCCAACACCCCCTCCGGCGAGAAGGACCCGTCGTGGCTGGCCGCCGAGGCCGAGCGCGTCGCCGGCGAGTCCGGCCTCACCGTCCGCGTGCGGGGTGAGAAGGAGCTGGCGGACGAGGGGTTCGGCGGCCTGCTCGCCGTCGGCGGCGGCTCGGCCCGCCCGCCCCGGCTGATCGAGCTCGCCTACGACCCGGGAGACGCCGGGGGGTCCTCCCCGCGCCATGTCGTCCTGGTCGGCAAGGGCATCACGTTCGACAGCGGCGGCCTGTCGCTGAAGCCGAACGAGGGCATGAAGACGATGAAGACCGACATGGCGGGCGGCGCCGCCGTCATCGCCGTGATGAGCGCGCTGCGGGCCCTCGGCGTCCGCGCCCGCGTCACCGGTCTGGTCGCCGCGGCCGAGAACATGCCGTCCGGTTCGGCGATGCGCCCCGGCGACGTGATCACCCACTACGGCGGGACGACGTCGGAGGTGCTGAACACCGACGCCGAGGGGCGGCTCGTCCTCGCCGACGCGCTCGCCTACGCCGACGCCCGGCTCGACCCCGACGCGGTGGTGGACGTCGCCACGCTGACCGGGGCCGCCAAGGTCGCGCTCGGCCTGAAGCACGCGGCCCTGTTCGCGAGCGACGACGCGCTCGCCGAGGAGCTCACCCGGGCCGGGGCGGCCGCCGGCGAGCCCGTGTGGCGGCTCCCGCTCGTGGAGGAGTACCGCGCCGCGATCGACTCCGACGTCGCCGACGTCAACAACATCGGGCGCGGCGGCTACGGCGGCGGCTCGATCACGGCGGCGCTGTTCCTGCGCGAGTTCGCGGGCGGGCGGCCCTGGGCGCACCTCGACATCGCCGGGCCCGGCCGCTCCACCTCCGAGGACGCCGAGATCACCCGCGGCGCCACCGGCTACGGCGCGCGCCTCCTGCTGGACTGGCTGACGGCCTGA
- a CDS encoding DNA-3-methyladenine glycosylase I: MSTAIMGEDGLARCPWGLSAPDYVAYHDDEWGRPVRDDQGLYERLCLEAFQSGLSWLTILRKREGFRAAFCGFDPEKVAAFGPGDVERLMADAAIVRNRAKIDATIANARAALDLPGGLAATAWRYADPDSPSYTDMADVPAYTDASKALAKELKKHGFRFVGPTTAYALMQACGLVDDHLTGCHRHGGA, encoded by the coding sequence GTGAGCACCGCGATTATGGGCGAGGACGGGCTGGCGCGCTGCCCCTGGGGGCTGTCGGCGCCCGACTACGTCGCCTACCACGACGACGAATGGGGCCGTCCGGTCCGCGACGACCAGGGCCTCTACGAGCGGCTGTGCCTGGAGGCGTTCCAGTCCGGCCTGTCGTGGCTGACGATCCTGCGCAAGCGCGAGGGCTTCCGCGCCGCGTTCTGCGGCTTCGACCCCGAGAAGGTCGCGGCCTTCGGGCCGGGCGACGTCGAGCGCCTGATGGCCGACGCCGCCATCGTCCGCAACCGCGCCAAGATCGACGCCACGATCGCCAACGCCCGCGCGGCCCTCGACCTGCCCGGCGGCCTCGCCGCCACCGCCTGGCGCTACGCCGACCCCGACTCCCCGTCCTACACCGACATGGCCGACGTCCCCGCCTACACCGACGCCTCCAAGGCCCTCGCCAAGGAACTGAAGAAGCACGGCTTCCGCTTCGTCGGCCCCACCACCGCCTACGCCCTCATGCAGGCCTGCGGCCTAGTAGACGACCACCTCACCGGCTGCCACCGCCACGGCGGGGCTTAA
- a CDS encoding DUF3117 domain-containing protein, with protein MAAMKPRTGDGPLEVTKEGRGIVMRVPLEGGGRLVVELNADEAKELGEALKDVVG; from the coding sequence ATGGCGGCGATGAAGCCGCGGACGGGAGACGGTCCGCTCGAAGTGACCAAGGAGGGACGCGGAATCGTCATGCGGGTCCCCCTCGAAGGCGGCGGCCGCCTCGTGGTCGAGCTCAACGCCGACGAGGCCAAGGAGCTCGGCGAGGCCCTCAAGGACGTCGTGGGCTGA
- the sigE gene encoding RNA polymerase sigma factor SigE — MGVAALSFRSAVGVGARQGLGNAARTRENAPEAEWAPPSWDEVVREHSARVYRLAYRLTGNQHDAEDLTQEVFVRVFRSLSNYTPGTFEGWLHRITTNLFLDMARRRQRIRFEGLADDAAERLQGREPTPAQAFDDNNFDADVQAALDALAPDYRAAVVLCDIEGLSYEEISATLGVKLGTVRSRIHRGRAQLRSALEHRAPTRRRPGTRNDYQPADAAFEGEPGGVHAAGGARPLPEGV; from the coding sequence ATGGGAGTCGCAGCACTCAGTTTCAGAAGCGCTGTGGGGGTCGGCGCCAGGCAGGGTCTGGGAAACGCCGCTCGCACCCGAGAGAACGCACCCGAAGCGGAATGGGCGCCGCCGTCCTGGGACGAGGTCGTCCGCGAGCACTCGGCCCGCGTCTACCGTCTGGCCTACCGCCTCACCGGCAACCAGCACGACGCCGAGGACCTCACGCAGGAGGTCTTCGTCCGCGTGTTCCGCTCGCTGTCGAACTACACGCCGGGCACGTTCGAGGGCTGGCTGCACCGGATCACCACGAACCTGTTCCTCGACATGGCCCGGCGCCGCCAGCGCATCCGCTTCGAGGGCCTCGCCGACGACGCCGCGGAACGCCTCCAGGGCCGCGAGCCGACCCCGGCGCAGGCGTTCGACGACAACAACTTCGACGCCGACGTCCAGGCCGCGCTCGACGCGCTGGCCCCCGACTACCGCGCCGCCGTCGTGCTGTGCGACATCGAGGGGCTGTCCTACGAGGAGATCTCCGCGACCCTCGGCGTCAAGCTCGGCACCGTGCGCAGCCGCATCCACCGGGGGCGGGCGCAGCTGCGGTCGGCGCTGGAGCACCGCGCGCCCACCCGGCGCCGGCCCGGGACCAGGAACGACTACCAGCCCGCCGACGCGGCCTTCGAGGGCGAGCCCGGGGGAGTGCACGCGGCGGGCGGTGCCCGGCCGCTGCCGGAGGGCGTGTAA
- a CDS encoding ABC transporter permease — MWLIARRSFAESWTRLAATLLAAVFSIGLIAGALQFTLRAQEAVSGSDASEYSRADVLVQGGSADPDDPYSAPDGRVALGAVAGRPGVAAVAGDASVPVTASGADGEPILPPAGAGTALRPWTPDGRLNPYRLESGRGPAADGEVAVTRHVARAGGLGVGDTLKVLLPRQSRDMKIVGIVTVRGHGSVASGDLVLAPPGTVAREAGLPAGTWQSVWVKASGGSVPGLRAALARDLGKGVTVRTAAEVRDAQSADLRGAGASIGGAIGMLSSVAVFVGLFVVANTFGTLVRQRTRRLALLSAIGATPRQIRRLIRFEALALGAVASAGGVALGFPVSALLTHLFAEDGFDISAADAQYGWIALAVPAAAGILVTQLAARRAARRASKISPMQALRAASTETAGRRWPRVLGALAVFACAWIFFGGVFGIRSEEPPGPERTAGTSAMVLMGCMTTVAALAVLAPFFVGPLGGLVGRVGTAVSGEAGRLARATITRSPRRVSSAASSLMLGVALVASTAMIVLSVDARFAETGREVMRADHAITATGMTSDGQAPLPRDAARKAAAVPGVSAAAALTMAQVKLVSPPPRRPSPEEAPEPVYLTVTGADQNAVPSVLRLGGRLPRLGDGQIALTSTVMKGQKIKKGQRITVRGTRGRVALTVAAAYHDPSHLFADQALVSDATMERLDPTAPAQVVLVSGGAEQALSRAFKDAPGLKVVDRAGYVKTASDAMTKGMSVIYGFIGMALVLALFGMATTVSMSVGERTREFGLLGAVGATAAQIRSIVRWEAATVVLLGSLLGLGTALGTATLLHVATGSSFLAPNAPWWLYAAVVTGAAAVTFAVSALPARRAVAIASTR, encoded by the coding sequence ATGTGGCTCATCGCTCGCCGCTCCTTCGCCGAGAGCTGGACGCGGCTGGCCGCCACGCTGCTGGCGGCGGTGTTCTCCATCGGGCTGATCGCGGGCGCCCTGCAGTTCACGCTGCGGGCGCAGGAGGCGGTGTCGGGCAGCGACGCCAGCGAGTACTCCCGCGCGGACGTGCTCGTCCAGGGCGGCTCGGCCGACCCCGACGACCCGTACTCGGCGCCGGACGGCCGGGTCGCGCTCGGCGCCGTGGCGGGACGTCCCGGCGTCGCGGCGGTCGCGGGCGACGCGTCGGTCCCGGTGACCGCGAGCGGCGCCGACGGCGAGCCGATCCTGCCGCCCGCCGGGGCGGGGACGGCGCTCCGCCCGTGGACTCCCGACGGCCGCCTCAACCCCTACCGCCTGGAGTCGGGCCGCGGGCCCGCCGCCGACGGCGAGGTCGCCGTCACGAGGCACGTCGCCCGCGCGGGCGGGCTCGGCGTCGGCGACACCCTGAAGGTGCTGCTCCCGCGGCAGAGCCGGGACATGAAGATCGTCGGCATCGTCACCGTGCGGGGGCACGGCTCCGTCGCGAGCGGCGACCTGGTCCTGGCGCCCCCCGGGACCGTCGCGCGGGAGGCGGGCCTTCCGGCGGGGACGTGGCAGAGCGTCTGGGTCAAGGCGTCCGGCGGGTCGGTGCCCGGACTCCGCGCCGCCCTCGCCCGCGACCTCGGGAAGGGCGTCACCGTCCGGACGGCGGCGGAGGTCCGCGATGCCCAGTCGGCCGACCTGCGGGGCGCCGGGGCGTCGATCGGCGGCGCCATCGGCATGCTCTCGTCCGTCGCGGTGTTCGTGGGGCTGTTCGTGGTCGCCAACACGTTCGGCACGCTCGTCCGGCAGCGGACCCGGCGGCTCGCGCTGCTCAGCGCGATCGGCGCGACGCCCCGGCAGATCAGGCGGCTGATCCGGTTCGAGGCCCTCGCCCTCGGCGCCGTCGCCTCCGCCGGCGGCGTGGCCCTCGGCTTCCCGGTGTCGGCCCTGCTCACGCACCTGTTCGCCGAGGACGGCTTCGACATCTCCGCCGCCGACGCGCAGTACGGCTGGATCGCGCTGGCGGTCCCCGCCGCGGCGGGAATCCTCGTCACCCAGCTCGCGGCCCGGCGCGCCGCGCGCCGCGCCTCGAAGATCTCCCCGATGCAGGCGCTGCGCGCCGCGAGCACCGAGACGGCGGGCCGCCGCTGGCCGCGCGTCCTCGGCGCCCTGGCGGTGTTCGCCTGCGCCTGGATCTTCTTCGGGGGCGTCTTCGGGATCCGCTCCGAGGAGCCGCCCGGCCCCGAACGCACCGCCGGCACCAGCGCGATGGTCCTCATGGGCTGCATGACGACCGTGGCGGCGCTCGCCGTCCTCGCCCCGTTCTTCGTCGGCCCCCTCGGCGGCCTGGTCGGCCGCGTCGGGACGGCCGTGAGCGGCGAGGCCGGCCGGCTCGCCCGCGCCACCATCACCCGCAGCCCGCGCCGCGTCTCGTCCGCCGCGTCCTCCCTGATGCTCGGCGTCGCGCTGGTCGCCTCGACGGCGATGATCGTCCTGTCGGTGGACGCGCGGTTCGCCGAGACCGGCCGGGAGGTGATGCGGGCCGACCACGCGATCACCGCGACCGGGATGACCTCGGACGGGCAGGCGCCCCTCCCGCGCGACGCCGCCCGCAAGGCCGCCGCCGTGCCCGGCGTGTCCGCCGCGGCGGCGCTCACGATGGCGCAGGTCAAGCTCGTCTCTCCCCCGCCCAGGAGGCCGTCGCCGGAGGAGGCCCCGGAGCCGGTCTACCTCACCGTCACGGGCGCCGACCAGAACGCGGTGCCGTCGGTGCTGAGGCTCGGCGGGCGCCTCCCCCGCCTCGGCGACGGCCAGATCGCCCTCACCTCCACGGTCATGAAGGGCCAGAAGATCAAGAAGGGGCAGCGGATCACGGTGCGCGGCACCCGCGGCAGGGTCGCGCTCACCGTCGCCGCCGCCTACCACGACCCGTCCCACCTGTTCGCCGACCAGGCCCTCGTCTCGGACGCGACGATGGAGCGGCTCGACCCCACCGCGCCCGCGCAGGTGGTGCTCGTCAGCGGAGGCGCCGAGCAGGCCCTGTCCCGCGCGTTCAAGGACGCGCCGGGCCTCAAGGTGGTCGACAGGGCCGGCTACGTGAAGACGGCGTCCGACGCGATGACCAAGGGGATGAGCGTCATCTACGGGTTCATCGGCATGGCGCTCGTCCTCGCCCTCTTCGGCATGGCGACCACGGTGTCGATGAGCGTCGGCGAGCGGACCCGCGAGTTCGGCCTGCTCGGCGCCGTCGGCGCGACGGCGGCGCAGATCCGCTCGATCGTCCGCTGGGAGGCCGCGACGGTCGTCCTGCTCGGCAGCCTCCTCGGCCTGGGCACCGCACTCGGCACGGCGACCCTGCTGCACGTCGCCACGGGCAGCTCGTTCCTCGCCCCGAACGCCCCCTGGTGGCTGTACGCGGCGGTCGTCACCGGCGCCGCCGCCGTCACCTTCGCGGTCTCAGCCCTCCCCGCAAGGAGAGCCGTGGCCATCGCGTCGACGCGTTAA